A section of the Pedobacter sp. HDW13 genome encodes:
- a CDS encoding dihydrodipicolinate synthase family protein: protein MSIKWTGVFPAVTTKFTANDELDFPAFDLNIEAQLEAGAEGIILGGSLGEASVLSDEEKFGLLSHTLTLVNGRVPVLLNIAEATTKKAIEVAKKAESLGAQGLMLLPPMRYNAAPDETLAFFGAIAESTSLPIMIYNNPVDYKIEVTLDMFEVLTKYDNIQAIKESTRDVSNVTRLINRFGDRFKIFTGVDPLAMESIVMGAHGWVAGLVDAFPRETVAIFRLIKENRIAEALTIYRWFLPVLELDIHAKLVQYIKLAEVATGLGTEAVRAPRLPISGAEREKVLKIINDALAVRPVLPTGSWGK, encoded by the coding sequence ATGAGTATCAAATGGACAGGGGTTTTCCCAGCTGTAACTACAAAATTCACAGCAAACGACGAATTAGATTTTCCTGCCTTCGATTTAAATATTGAAGCACAATTAGAAGCAGGTGCTGAAGGAATTATTTTAGGCGGATCGCTTGGCGAAGCCAGTGTATTGAGCGATGAAGAGAAATTCGGATTGTTATCGCATACCTTAACATTGGTAAACGGTCGTGTGCCTGTTTTATTGAACATTGCCGAGGCTACCACTAAAAAAGCAATTGAAGTGGCTAAAAAAGCCGAATCGCTGGGTGCACAAGGTTTAATGTTGTTGCCGCCAATGCGCTACAATGCTGCTCCCGATGAAACTTTAGCTTTTTTTGGCGCCATAGCCGAAAGCACCAGCCTTCCAATTATGATTTATAACAACCCGGTTGATTATAAAATTGAAGTAACCCTGGATATGTTTGAGGTGTTAACCAAATACGATAATATCCAGGCGATTAAAGAATCGACCAGAGATGTATCTAACGTAACCCGTTTAATTAACCGTTTTGGTGATCGCTTTAAAATTTTTACCGGAGTAGATCCACTTGCAATGGAGAGTATTGTAATGGGGGCACACGGTTGGGTTGCTGGTTTGGTTGATGCTTTTCCGAGAGAAACAGTTGCAATTTTCAGGTTAATTAAAGAAAACCGCATTGCCGAAGCCTTAACCATTTACCGTTGGTTTTTACCTGTACTTGAGCTGGATATTCACGCTAAACTGGTACAATATATTAAACTGGCCGAAGTGGCTACCGGATTGGGAACTGAAGCCGTTAGGGCGCCACGTTTACCAATCAGCGGTGCAGAAAGAGAAAAAGTACTTAAAATTATTAACGACGCATTAGCTGTTCGTCCGGTATTACCTACAGGTAGCTGGGGCAAATAG
- a CDS encoding aminopeptidase P family protein produces MFQKEVYLQRRAALKSKVNSGILLFMGNEDSPMNYKDNAYHFRQDSTFLYYFGINEPLLAAFIDLDTDKTILFGNEMGIDDIVWMGRQKTLKEKSIDSGLTEVKPLDKLDDYLQKAVEKKQEVHFLPPYRAENKIKLSHWLNIPIGQLKEKASLTFIKAVVAQRSIKGPEEIAELNHAAALSADIHLMVMQQARPGMYERELAAKIEGAALATGGNIAYPVILTVRGEILHNHFHGNQLQDGQMVLNDSGVETALGYAGDLTRTFPVGKKFTAEQKDVYDVVLKAYTDAKNMLAPGVRYLDVHLTSCRTLAQGLKDIGLMKGNVEDAVAAGAHAMFFQCGTGHMMGLDVHDMEDLGEQYVGYTDDLLKNTTQFGLKSLRLGKALETGYVLTVEPGVYIIPELIDRWKAENQFSEYINYNKLEQFRHFSGIRVEDDFLITDNGSNMLGKHLAITTDEVEALRSEAY; encoded by the coding sequence ACGAAGATAGCCCGATGAATTATAAAGACAATGCCTACCACTTTAGGCAAGACAGTACTTTTTTATATTATTTCGGTATAAACGAACCTTTACTGGCTGCGTTTATCGACCTCGATACCGATAAAACCATTTTGTTTGGCAACGAAATGGGTATTGATGATATTGTTTGGATGGGCAGGCAGAAAACCCTGAAAGAAAAAAGCATCGATTCGGGTTTAACAGAAGTGAAGCCACTCGATAAGCTAGATGATTATCTTCAAAAAGCAGTAGAAAAAAAACAGGAGGTACATTTCTTACCGCCTTACCGTGCCGAAAATAAAATTAAACTCAGCCATTGGTTAAATATTCCAATCGGTCAGTTAAAAGAAAAGGCATCATTAACTTTTATTAAAGCGGTTGTAGCCCAACGATCAATTAAAGGTCCTGAAGAAATAGCAGAGTTAAACCATGCGGCAGCTTTATCGGCCGATATTCATTTAATGGTGATGCAGCAAGCCAGACCTGGCATGTACGAACGCGAGCTTGCCGCAAAAATTGAAGGTGCTGCGTTAGCTACGGGTGGAAATATTGCCTATCCGGTTATTTTAACCGTACGTGGCGAAATTTTACACAATCATTTTCACGGTAACCAGTTGCAGGATGGCCAAATGGTTTTAAACGATTCGGGTGTGGAAACTGCTTTGGGTTATGCCGGCGATCTTACCCGTACCTTTCCAGTAGGTAAGAAATTTACCGCCGAGCAAAAAGATGTATATGATGTGGTATTAAAGGCCTACACCGATGCGAAAAACATGCTGGCTCCCGGTGTAAGGTACTTGGATGTGCATTTAACCTCGTGCAGAACACTGGCACAAGGCCTTAAAGATATAGGTTTGATGAAAGGAAATGTTGAAGATGCTGTAGCCGCTGGTGCACATGCGATGTTTTTTCAGTGCGGAACAGGTCACATGATGGGACTCGATGTACACGATATGGAAGACCTGGGCGAACAATATGTGGGATACACCGACGATTTGCTTAAAAACACCACACAATTTGGCTTAAAATCGCTAAGGTTAGGTAAAGCACTCGAAACCGGTTATGTATTAACGGTAGAGCCTGGTGTGTACATTATTCCAGAGTTGATAGATCGCTGGAAAGCCGAAAATCAGTTTAGTGAATACATTAATTACAATAAGTTGGAGCAGTTCAGACATTTTAGCGGGATTAGGGTTGAAGATGATTTCCTGATTACCGATAACGGGAGTAACATGCTGGGCAAACATCTGGCCATTACCACTGATGAAGTAGAAGCACTGAGAAGTGAAGCTTACTAA
- a CDS encoding M1 family metallopeptidase: MKKTTFCYLTVLFACFTTLLFAQTPKKVYTLADTLRGSLNAERTWWDVQRYELSVTPDYNDKSITGSNKIVYKVVEPNNGKTRMQIDLQEPLIIDSVLYNGKAQLKFEHTGSVWYVHVPAQKLSVLNNVELFYHGKVHQAKRAPWDGGFIFTTDSLSRPWMTVACQGLGASVWYPNKDHQSDEPDRGASLAMTVPDTLVAVGNGRLVFKKNNGNGTATYKYNVQNPISNYCIIPYIGKYVNFKEKYAGEKGALDVNYWVLDYNYPKAKTYMPDQVHKMMKSMEHWFGPYPFYEDGYQLIDASHTGMEHQSAVSYGNRYKFGYMGRDMSGNGWGLKWDFIIIHESGHEWFGNNITTNDLADMWVHEGFTNYSETLFVDYIFGNKAGNEYNFGIRKGIRNDSPIIPAYGVNAQGSGDMYPKGGNMLHAIRHSLNNDALFRSVLRGLNQTFYHKTVTTAQIENYISKKTGFNYAKVFDQYLRTTQIPTFEYYVENGKAFYRYSNCVKGFNLPLSLSKAGVKTLKIIPSQSWQQVVLAKSQEELFTKTGIEFMYYLDVKNTK; this comes from the coding sequence ATGAAAAAAACAACATTTTGTTATTTGACAGTGCTTTTTGCCTGTTTTACTACCCTGCTTTTTGCACAAACGCCTAAAAAGGTTTACACACTGGCCGATACTTTACGGGGCAGTTTAAATGCAGAACGTACCTGGTGGGATGTGCAACGCTATGAGCTTTCGGTTACGCCCGATTATAACGACAAAAGCATTACCGGTTCGAATAAAATTGTGTACAAGGTAGTAGAGCCTAACAATGGTAAAACGCGTATGCAGATCGATTTGCAGGAGCCTTTAATTATTGACAGTGTTTTGTATAACGGAAAAGCACAGCTAAAATTTGAGCATACCGGAAGCGTTTGGTATGTACATGTTCCTGCGCAAAAATTATCGGTGCTCAACAATGTGGAGTTATTTTATCATGGCAAGGTACATCAGGCTAAACGGGCACCCTGGGATGGCGGTTTTATTTTTACAACCGATTCGCTTTCGCGGCCATGGATGACAGTCGCCTGCCAGGGCCTGGGCGCTTCGGTTTGGTACCCCAATAAAGACCACCAGAGCGATGAACCCGATCGCGGTGCTTCTTTAGCCATGACAGTGCCAGATACGCTTGTGGCAGTAGGGAATGGCCGTTTGGTATTTAAAAAGAATAATGGCAATGGTACTGCAACTTACAAGTATAACGTGCAGAATCCAATCAGCAATTATTGCATTATCCCCTACATTGGCAAGTATGTTAATTTTAAAGAAAAATATGCCGGCGAAAAAGGTGCGCTTGATGTAAATTACTGGGTGCTCGATTACAATTATCCCAAAGCCAAAACTTACATGCCCGATCAGGTACATAAAATGATGAAGAGTATGGAGCACTGGTTTGGCCCTTATCCCTTTTACGAAGATGGCTACCAGTTAATCGATGCTTCGCATACCGGAATGGAGCATCAATCGGCCGTTTCTTATGGCAACCGCTATAAATTTGGTTACATGGGACGCGATATGTCTGGCAATGGTTGGGGACTGAAATGGGACTTTATCATCATCCACGAAAGTGGTCACGAGTGGTTTGGCAACAACATTACCACCAACGATTTGGCTGATATGTGGGTACACGAAGGCTTTACGAACTACAGCGAAACCCTGTTTGTTGATTATATTTTTGGCAACAAAGCCGGTAACGAATACAATTTCGGAATTAGAAAAGGCATTCGCAACGATAGCCCAATCATTCCGGCTTATGGTGTAAACGCTCAGGGTAGTGGCGATATGTACCCTAAAGGAGGCAATATGCTGCACGCCATCAGACACAGTTTAAATAACGATGCCCTTTTCAGGTCGGTTTTGCGTGGACTTAACCAAACCTTTTACCATAAAACTGTTACTACTGCTCAAATAGAAAACTATATTTCCAAAAAAACAGGCTTTAACTATGCCAAGGTTTTTGATCAATACCTGCGCACTACACAAATACCAACCTTTGAGTATTATGTAGAAAATGGTAAGGCTTTTTACCGTTATAGTAATTGTGTAAAGGGCTTCAACCTGCCTTTATCGTTAAGCAAAGCAGGTGTGAAAACCTTAAAAATTATCCCTTCGCAAAGCTGGCAGCAGGTTGTGCTGGCTAAAAGCCAGGAGGAGTTGTTTACCAAAACCGGCATCGAATTTATGTATTACCTCGATGTAAAAAACACGAAGTAA
- a CDS encoding aldehyde dehydrogenase (NADP(+)) — translation MNGKNIVAGTYSEINEKSLKAVNPATGLTLEGDFFKASQSLVDDALTSATSAFQGYRNLNKDLKAAFLNAIADEITAIGEELVNRASAESGLPLARLQGELGRTTGQLRLFANVVAEGSWVDAIIDTALPERQPLPRPDIRRMLIPIGPVVVFGASNFPLAFSVAGGDTASALAAGCPVVVKAHPAHLGTSALVGGAIVKAAEKTGMPKGIFSLLYDDAYTVGAALVQHPLTKAVTFTGSFKGGMALINLAQQRVQPIPVFAEMGSINPVIFLPKAIENQAEELAKKYAASITLGAGQFCTNPGLLLAVQSPELENFKTVLKEAITVIPSATMLTEGIAQNYSKLSAGIVNEGGVALLSASTVKNNELQNQSEAKIAQVSASDFISNPKLREEIFGPYSLLVVAENVAELENAVEVLEGQLTATLMADKEELQNYQALINKLTDKTGRIILNGVPTGVEVCAAMQHGGPFPATNDSRFTSVGSTAINRFARPLAYQDWEQGLLPDELKNENPLGIFRTVNQKLTKSYE, via the coding sequence ATGAACGGAAAAAATATTGTAGCCGGTACTTATTCAGAAATTAATGAAAAAAGCCTTAAAGCCGTTAATCCTGCAACAGGATTAACGCTTGAAGGCGATTTTTTTAAAGCCAGCCAAAGCCTTGTTGATGATGCACTAACATCAGCAACCAGTGCTTTTCAGGGGTATAGAAACTTAAATAAAGACCTTAAAGCCGCTTTTCTAAATGCCATAGCCGATGAAATTACAGCTATTGGCGAAGAACTGGTAAACCGGGCTTCGGCCGAAAGTGGTTTACCTTTGGCGCGTTTACAGGGCGAATTGGGGCGTACTACAGGTCAGTTAAGGTTATTTGCCAATGTGGTAGCCGAAGGCTCATGGGTAGATGCCATTATTGATACAGCATTGCCCGAGCGCCAACCCTTACCACGACCAGATATCAGAAGAATGTTGATTCCAATTGGTCCGGTAGTGGTCTTTGGGGCGAGTAATTTTCCACTAGCCTTTTCTGTGGCCGGGGGCGATACAGCATCTGCATTGGCTGCCGGTTGTCCGGTAGTGGTAAAAGCACACCCTGCGCATTTGGGTACAAGCGCGTTGGTAGGTGGTGCAATTGTTAAAGCTGCCGAAAAAACGGGTATGCCTAAAGGTATTTTCTCTTTGCTGTACGATGATGCTTATACTGTTGGCGCAGCTTTAGTGCAGCATCCTTTAACCAAAGCGGTTACTTTTACCGGTTCGTTTAAAGGTGGTATGGCTTTGATTAACCTTGCGCAGCAGCGCGTGCAGCCTATTCCGGTTTTTGCCGAAATGGGCAGTATTAATCCGGTAATCTTTTTGCCAAAGGCGATCGAAAACCAGGCCGAAGAACTGGCTAAAAAATATGCTGCATCCATTACTTTGGGCGCTGGTCAGTTTTGTACCAACCCTGGTTTGCTGCTTGCTGTACAATCGCCCGAATTGGAAAATTTTAAAACCGTTTTAAAAGAAGCCATTACTGTTATTCCATCAGCTACCATGCTTACCGAAGGTATTGCCCAAAACTATAGTAAACTCTCGGCAGGTATTGTAAATGAAGGTGGTGTTGCACTTTTGTCGGCATCGACGGTGAAAAACAATGAACTTCAAAATCAATCGGAAGCTAAAATTGCGCAGGTAAGTGCCAGCGATTTTATCAGTAACCCGAAACTACGTGAGGAAATTTTTGGCCCGTATTCTTTACTGGTAGTGGCAGAAAATGTAGCAGAGCTTGAAAACGCTGTTGAGGTATTGGAAGGGCAACTTACCGCTACTTTGATGGCCGATAAGGAAGAACTTCAAAATTATCAGGCTTTGATTAATAAATTAACCGATAAAACCGGAAGGATCATCCTGAATGGAGTGCCAACAGGGGTAGAAGTTTGTGCAGCCATGCAACATGGTGGACCATTTCCGGCCACGAACGATAGCCGCTTTACTTCGGTAGGCTCGACCGCTATTAACCGTTTTGCCCGTCCGTTGGCTTACCAGGATTGGGAACAAGGTTTATTACCAGATGAACTGAAAAACGAGAATCCTTTAGGTATTTTCAGAACGGTGAACCAGAAATTAACGAAATCTTATGAGTAA